One genomic region from Cryptococcus deuterogattii R265 chromosome 7, complete sequence encodes:
- a CDS encoding Prp8 binding protein translates to MSVRKSPPTAGPGMALSKRARVEDEADENTMVMTVASSGEGQRKNALIRSVKRTSSLEAPIVSLSAAHGGEITACVFDPSGQTLAASSVDRSISLWKTYPPHDNYGILPNVHKTAILDIAYSLDSETIYSGAADGTLISTDLRTGERISRYSAHYGPLNSISVTISGGRELVLTGGDDGIARVWDFALDGKDPVAEFDDERDCPVTAVEWSSDGNQCFVGGVDNTIKVWDLRTTKVLYTLHGHTDTIASLSLSPNGHYLASYALDSALIIYDVRPFSSDPMRVYRSLTGAPAGFEQTLIRCAWTKHDGGQRIAVGGGDRTVTVWEVETGKVLYKLPGHKGTVTGVDCHPREPIILTGSKDTNMLLGELDAQDFS, encoded by the exons ATGTCCGTCAGGAAGTCGCCACCCACAGCAGGCCCGGGAATGGCCCTCTCAAAACGCGCTCgagtggaggatgaggccGACGAAAACACCATGGTCATGACCGTTGCTTCTTCAGGGGAGGGACAGCGGAAAAATGCTTTGATAAGGAGTGTCAAGAGGACGAGCAGTCTCGAAGCGCCTATTGTGTCATTGTCGGCTGCTCATGGT GGCGAGATTACGGCTTGCGTGTTTGACCCCTCAGGACAAACTCTTGCGGCTAGTTCGGTGGATCGCAGCATTT CCTTGTGGAAGACCTATCCCCCTCATGACAACTATGGCATCCTTCCAAACGTTCATAAAACCGCTATCCTCGATATTGCGTACTCCCTCGACTCTGAAACCATCTATTCC GGTGCTGCCGATGGCACACTCATATCTACTGACTTACGTACCGGTGAACGCATTTCCCGCTATTCTGCACATTATGGCCCTTTAAACTCTATATCCGTTACCATCTCTGGCGGTCGAGAGCTCGTGTTGACAGGTGGCGATGATGGGATTGCCCGTGTATGGGATTTCGCGCTGGATGGGAAAGACCCTGTAGCagagtttgatgatgagagagatTGTCCGGTGACAGCTGTGGAATGGAGTTCAGATGGGAACCAGTGTTTCGTTGGCGGAGTTGACAACACCATTAAG GTCTGGGACTTGCGAACGACCAAAGTTCTATACACGCTTCACGGCCACACCGACACCATcgcttccctttccctctcccctaACGGCCACTACCTCGCCTCCTACGCTCTTGATTCCgctctcatcatctacgACGTCCGACCCTTCTCATCCGATCCTATGCGTGTGTACAGATCCCTCACGGGCGCACCCGCAGGTTTTGAACAAACCCTTATACGATGTGCGTGGACAAAACATGATGGCGGACAAAGAATAGCGGTAGGAGGTGGAGATAGGACTGTTACTGTTTGGGAAGTAGAGACAGGCAAGGTGCTGTACAAGCTTCCGGGGCATAAAGGAACTGTGACTGGTGTGGATTGTCACCCTAG AGAACCGATCATCTTGACAGGATCAAAAGACACAAACATGTTGCTCGGCGAGCTGGATGCTCAAGATTTCTCATAG